CAGGTAACAATGTGACACTGCTTCTACTGTTCAAATGAATTTATCTCAAAAGGTCAGATCAAGTTTAATCAACAgtgagactgaaaaaaaaacagaacagacaaCTGCAAGGTGTGCAAAAGTGGAAGCGCTAAGAAGAAACTGATTGTGCATTGACACTTGTGCATGTGAGTCAtctgcagcagccagcagcacttTTAGTTCTCTATACCACTTCTCTCTTGTCTCAGCAGGCTGCGTCATCTGAGATCATCAGTTACAGAGACACGatgtagtgtctttaacagagGCTGAGAAAAAGCACACGTAACCTGAGTCTAAATGTTTCAACATGAGGTCTTCCTGTTGAATGGAGCACCCGAGCTAAAGCAAAAGCAGCTAATATTTACCGATCATGAGTGAAGCGCCCAGTGTGACGTGTCCGGAGAAGCCAACCACGTTTGCCATTTTGCTGTACACCCAGCCCATGATGTTCATGTTCACTGTGCTGCCCTTGAGAcgagcacagaggagggtgAGTTGGACTTAAGGCATAAACTGGCTGTATCAGTGACATGCGTTTACCGGTCGCTCACCAGTCGAGCCATGCTCAGCTGAAGGCCGAACACCAGATTCAGCTCCTTTCCTTTGAACCAGTTGACCGCATATGTGTTCTGGGCTACAGCCAAGGACTCTCCTCCaatgctgaaagaaaaaccAGGGAGGGGGAGCATGTAGGTATGTGACAGTACAAGATCGAACCGGGCTTCAGATTTTGGCAAACATTAGGTTTCTATTGGATCTTTATTGCAGGTTGAAATTGTTTTTAGGATGATTTTAAAGACGGTGCTGGTGAAAGATACCAGAGGtcataaaatgcaaaattattCTCACCCAAACACGAAACGTCCAACTTCCATCAGCCAGAAACGATTCACCAAAGCTCCAGTGGCAAAAATGACCTTTTCGGAGTGGGAAAgttaaaatacaacaaagagAGCGATCTCATTGGCATCAATCTTCTGTACCTATTGATTCACATTTAGATAGATAATAAAAAATACCTTTCACATCCAGATTTCAAAGTAAACCTACCTGTcccgcacacacaaagagggaaaagatgaTGGTTCCCAGCCTGttaaatgtaagaaaataaaaaatgaatgatggcaaTGACCCAGATGACAactctttcactttcacttatGGTGTATATACGTAACAAACCCGCActgaaatcaaaataaatgcaacttGTTGGCTTTTTTACCTGATGCCAAAAACCCTGTCAATCAGGAATCCCCCAAAGAAGCAGAGAACCACGTTGGGCCACGAGTACCAGGCATACAGCTGCATGAACTCTGCAGTGTTCAGGTTCAGATCCTGGCACAGTCAGGGAGGACACACATCACGCCAGTCTCTGACagctgttttggttttcattttcattcaaatcaaGGTGTGAAACACTGAGTGTATTGTGTGGATGTGAAATAAAGTCCTCTCGTGGCAGCGCTGAGCAGCAGGTTCATTTGACTGTTCTGGTTGGGTTATTATGCAGATTTCCCTCTCTGCACAGATGCTTCcctcatctgtcctctgtgtaAAATGTTTGACTAATGGGGCTCCGTGTTTCAGTCTGGGACAAATGTGAATTGCTGCATTGAAAGCATATCACCCCTGGTGTACAGCTTTGCCTTTACAGAGGATCATTTACCTGGATGACTTCAGTTTGAAGTGCAGCCGGGTTGTCATAACAGAAGTAGCTTCCTGGAACAAATGAACTACGTTAACACACTTGACACATATTGATGCTGCATTTCTTCAAcattaacatgaaaaacactATAAGCTCTTTTAATCACTTCTAAATTATTGAACTTGGTCCCAAATCTCCACAATGACCATTCAGGGTGTTTAGGGAAGTTACTGCTCACCGAATCCCAAGAAGCACATGAATACCAGGATAACGACGCGGTGCAGTATGTGGCTGGGGTCGCAGATGGCCGGCATCGGTCTGCCGGGTCCCCTGGCTGCCTGTCTGCCGGTTAACGACCCCTCGTCCTCGTCTCCCAACAGGCTCCGCCGCTCCTCGTACTCCGCCATGTTCGCTTGTTTGGGATTTCCTGAAGGGAAAGTTGACGGCAGCGGGGAAGACGTACAGCAGTCACATGACCAGGCAGACATGTCACGTGGCGTGTATGGGCTAGTTGGTGTTTGCGTCGGCGCGTGCCGACAAGGAAGTCCGAGTAACTCGCGGGAGCGCGCACAGCGAAGGTCCAAAGacatttcattgatttctgaTTAAACTGACGGTTAAAAACAGATATGATCACGATTAGGAGCCACTGTCACGAACATGAAAGTGCACAAGTGCATTATTAGATTATCGGCAAGTCCTAATTAGGAGCTTATGGTTTACATGAGAAAATAAGAGATAAAATAGTTCTGAGAAATTGAGATTCCGGTCGTCTGTTGTGACTTTTGTGGACTTGATAAgagtaaatgttaatgttactttAGGACGCAGAAAAAGAGCTGTAGAAATGAGAAATGGGAGcggaaatagaaaaaaaaagaaaaaaatatgctCTGAAAAGACAACTCCTCCAATTTTACATTTAAGCGTGGTAAGAGTTCTTGgtatgtaaaaacaaacaaacaaacaaacaaacaaacaaacaaacaaacaaacaaacaaacgtatATAAAGCCTTTTGTGCAGTTTTGGCCAAAAATGAAAGAACTATTTTTCTACAGATACCTTTGAGTGAGTGCAACATACACAaattagttttttgtttgtttatttactgtaaaaaataataaaataatagcTACACATGTTGCATCAAAACAATCATCACAGTAAGTTAACTAATAAAGGTCCAGAGGGGGCCGCATGGAGGCAGATAAATTGCCTGATGTCATTGGAGTGAGCCTTGGTCGGGGTTGAAGATTACAGCGACAGTGTGGTGGTGTGGAGACGGAGAGCGATGAGTTCATTAGACCTGCGCAGCCCGCTGCTCAGTGGCTGACCCGGGCTGTCTGTGGGGCAggggtgaaaaataaaaaggccGCCAGCTGCATGTCGTGACGCTATCTATGGTGAAACAGTTCCAAACCCTATCATTTTTATctgttattttatatttcaaaGCATAAGGCCACCAGTGCCTGACAGTCTCTGGGGGGTCTTTGCCCCTCAGTGGTCAGAACTGATTTGCCTGGATGGCTTTTCTCTCTGCGCTGccttaatgaatgaatgaatgaatgttgcAGGGCTCTAGCTGTTTGTGAGTTGAGTTTGATTAAAATTTATGTATCTATGATGATCTAAAATGTCCATTTCAAATAAAGTGTTTGAGAAGAGTGAGGTAAGGCTGCTTAGCTTCCACTCAGTGAAGGTTTGAACAATTGAACAACGTGTCGAGACGACTTTTTTGACCTATAGTAAGCTCTACTAAACTGCCTAGAAGCCATTCTTCCTCTTGACATTAAACTGTTTATAaatctctgattggctgattggtATCACTGTCATGTCGGGCCTCTCCGACATGCAACCTGTACCACCCTGTGTCACTAAGTCTTCCACGTGCCTCCAGTTAAATTAAACTCTCAGTCCCCACATCTACCTGCCCCCTATTTATCTAGCTCTTCTCCATTCTCAACTTGCGTCCGTGCATACTGCTAGGCAACACTATCTCCAGGGTTTATTTAATTTCCATGAATGTCATTTAGAATTTCTCATAATTCACTACTGCGGGGTCATCTGTCAGAGGATTTAATCTGAGGGTGACGAACGGTCCTTCCCCCGGCTGCAGTCGCCGCTCCGACCGCTCTGTAGCTCATTAATTTCCTGCCTGAATATCAGCCTCTGTCGCCGCCAACAGAGGGTGGGATGGAGGAagatcatatttcattattacaTTAATCAGACCCACATGCAGACATGATTGTAAATCAGGTGGGAGGTGACATTAATCCTGCAGAACCAGTTTGTGAATATCCCGAAACCTGTCGTCGAGGTGCTGCAGTGTTGGAAAAAGTCAATTCTATTCCAGTTCtatattttttctcttcttgttcAATTCAAGAATTAATGAGACTGCTGCAATAGTACTTGTGAAAGCCTCTATGCCTTACTTGCAAATGCTTGCAGCTTTGCAGGGTGTGTTCAGAGTTGGTTTCAGTTCAGCGTCATCAAACTCCATCTCCTGAAGAGTGATACGAGTCTGCGGTTCATGTTGGTCACTTGCTCAATAATTATCAAAAGTGCGTCAGATATTGATCACTTTTAGTGATAAATCGCAAGATCGTCTCCAAGCAGTGGTCACCATGAGGGAAGCAACCACAAATAGGCCATGTTTTAAAGACAAATCTATTAACTAACCTTGGTTGGTGGTTTAAGCCTCTTTTACAGCTTTAGCCTGAGCACATTGTGAACTGTGAATCATATCATCACCATCTGTGTCAACACCACTGTGGTGGAAAAACTGGGTTTAGGTGGTTTTATCTTCCGACCTTATTGGCTGCCTCTACTGCAAATGGTgctatgtgtgcgtgcatgcagtTAGGTGGAttgaaaagacacacagacgatgtttttgtctcatgtCCTACTTGGCCTAAACCTAGTTAAACATTGAAAGCATTAGTATGAGCTCCATTATTACGATGAAGATTAATATTAAGATTCCCTGTATAAAATTGAACACCATGCAATCATACTATGAAAAATACtaattttattattgttgttgtttatattACACATAAGTTACAGCAGTAAGCAGTGTCTATTGCAGTCCTTTGTTCCCTGCTCATCCTGTTATCATTCAGTCCCTGTTCACATTGTGTGTGCTGTAATCATTGGATGTGCTGACGATGTTTACCCTTGGGCCAAGTTTTGTAAAGGGAAAGTGCAGTTTGAATGAGATTAGAGAGAAGGAAGTCGAAGATGACAGTAAGCACAATTAAGGAAACATGATGGATGACTTAGCAAACATGGGGACAAGCGCTCGGTGAGTGCTGTATCAAAAGCAGTAGGCACTGCTGGCCTGTTGTTTGATCCCATTGCATTCGTTTTACACCATGTGCCAAGATAAAATGCTATGTACAGGTAAAATTACACATTCTTTCATTACTAATTGTGTCCCATTGTACACTgtccagtcacacacacactgtttacccGCATTTTTACTGTGGCATCCCATTACATGACAGTCTGTTACTCAGGGCTATCTGTGACATCTCCAGCTGAGTCGATGTCGCTGTGGGAGACTCCATGGCGCCTTTGTGTAGCGGTTTACGGCAGAGTGCGGCTGTCAGCCTTTTCCTGAACACCTTACACAGGAACACATAGATAAGGGGGTCCAGACATACATTAGTGGCTGACAGCCACAGGGTGGTTTCCTTGGCAATGTAGAGCACATTCTGTGCCTTGCAATGACTCGCCATGCTGCCGGTTTGGGTCAGAGTGTAGGGAACACGGGCGAAGTGAAAGGGGgcaaagcagacaaaaaacacccccaccaccacaaaCACCTTTGCCTTTGTTCTGCGAGTGGCTGCTTGAGATTTGCTCCTTGAGGCTTTGTATGATTCATAGACCTTCTTGCTGATGAACGTATAGCAGACCACCATCAAGGCCAGCGTGCCCCAGAAAACCACCTGTGAGCACACATCAAGAAAACATCCTCACAATGTTTGTCACAACAAATTCTAATCAGTTGAAGGCAAGTGATTCCAAGGTCAGTTCTGGTATCAATGTTTTAATTATGCAATGAATAGTGCACTGCATTTACATGCACCAATATTACAATGCAGATATGTTAAAGGACTAGGTCGGCATTTACGcttatttgctctcttgctgAGAACTGGATGAGAGATTGACATCACTCTCATGTCGTTACAGTAAATATGAGACCACTGATAGCTTAGATTAGCATAAAGGCCGGAAACGGGGGTAAATAGCTTGCTGGTCTCCAGATACCatcacctctaaagctcaccagTTGACATGTTACGTAACAAATTGTGGTTTTGTCACTGCTCCCGGAAATAGTCTCACACATAAACCACGCCGTGTGTTTTTACACTGCAGTCTTTGTATGGATTGGACAATCCTCATGTAACATGTTAttagtgaactttagaggtgctgagAAGCCAATTTAGTCACCTTTCCCCccgtttccagcctttatgttAGCCTTAGCTGCCCAGGAGCTGGTTTCAGCTTCATATGTACTGTACTATATTCccttttaattaaattaaatcaaaaaaGCAAATACACATATTTCATTGATTTAATAGTTACCTGACAGAAGTAGTTGAATCCTTCATGCCAGAGCAGGCCGGCTTTGCTCTTCAGGGAGGTGCACTTCAGTTTGCCTCCGGAGACCCGCGGTGGCTGGTCACTTAGAATAACGTTGGGTAATGCTAAAGACAACATTACCACCCAGACGGCTGCACTCAGCAGCTGACCAACGCGAACCCGCTGCAGGGCACACTTCCCAAAGGGCCTGACTATCTTCAGGTAGCGGTCCAGGCTGATGAGGCCCAGCAAGAGGATGCTGATGTACATGGTGATGTAGAACAGAACCGCAGAGTATCGGCAGTGGAAGGCACGCAGTCGCCAGGAGCCCACACCTGCATCGCTTAAGACTCTCAGAGGGATGGTCAGAGTCATCAGCAAGTCAGCCACCACCTGTTGATGAAGGATTTTTCTTAATCtatgtttttgttctgctgaCAACATATATAAAGCCCTCATGTCTTACCACATTTTTAAGAAAGACCACAAATGTTGAGGTGCTGGGGATGGTGAAGAAGATCCATGCGGCCAGGGAATTCAGTATCAGGGCGAATATGAAGAGGATGCTGTATAGACAGGGGAAAACCACAGCTGTCACACTGGTATCCCGAACACACTTGATGGAAGTGTTTGACAGGGTGTTGTTCATCTTCTGATCTTTGCAGGACCTTcagaggggtgagagagagaggagacatgaCAAGATGAGAGTACTGAGACATAGATAAAGCAGATAAAGCGACATATAAAGACTTAAAGAGTGAACACTGTATTAAGTGTCTTT
This genomic interval from Chaetodon trifascialis isolate fChaTrf1 chromosome 9, fChaTrf1.hap1, whole genome shotgun sequence contains the following:
- the LOC139336496 gene encoding P2Y purinoceptor 13-like, giving the protein MNNTLSNTSIKCVRDTSVTAVVFPCLYSILFIFALILNSLAAWIFFTIPSTSTFVVFLKNVVVADLLMTLTIPLRVLSDAGVGSWRLRAFHCRYSAVLFYITMYISILLLGLISLDRYLKIVRPFGKCALQRVRVGQLLSAAVWVVMLSLALPNVILSDQPPRVSGGKLKCTSLKSKAGLLWHEGFNYFCQVVFWGTLALMVVCYTFISKKVYESYKASRSKSQAATRRTKAKVFVVVGVFFVCFAPFHFARVPYTLTQTGSMASHCKAQNVLYIAKETTLWLSATNVCLDPLIYVFLCKVFRKRLTAALCRKPLHKGAMESPTATSTQLEMSQIALSNRLSCNGMPQ